From Abiotrophia defectiva ATCC 49176:
TTCTTCGTCCTATTGAAGTTTGGCCTTTCTATTAAGGTCAATGAAGCCTTAATTCTAGATGCGCAGATTAACTCTCATGCTCGAGGAAGACAAGGAGACCAGGCAGCTAGTGCTGATCACCCGCTCATTGGCCACCCAGGACATGCTATTTCAGATTTGAAGCCGGTTGGTAAAGTCGAAGTAGATGGCCAGGTCTATGAAGCGCGGAGTGCCCACAACTTTATTAGTCAAGGGGCGACGGTTGCGGTGCAGGCTGTTAGCCAAGGGACACTTGTTGTTAGAAAAGGAGGAGAAGCATAATGAATGGATGGATTCCATTAGGTTTATTAATTATCGTCTTATTAGTACTGATTAGCCTCTTCTTCCGCTTTGTACCAGTAGGTTTATGGATTACCGCCTACTTCTCTGGTGTTAAAGTGGGGATTGGGAATTTAATCGGGATGCGTTTGCGGCGGGTTGTGCCAAAAATGATTATTAACCCAATGATTAAGGCAACCAAAGCAGGCTTAGTCATTAATACAAATGAACTTGAAGCCCACTATTTAGCAGGTGGGAATGTCAACATGGTCATTGATGCCTTAATTGCGGCTCAACGTGCCAATATTGACTTGGAATTCGAACAAGCAGCTGCTATTGATTTGGCAGGGCGTAACGTTTTTGAAGCCGTTCAAGTATCGGTTAACCCTAAGGTAATTGAAACCCCAATTATTGCGGGTGTCGCTATGGACGGGATTGAAGTTAAGGCCAAAGCTAAAGTGACCGTACGTGCCAATATCGAACGTTTAGTCGGGGGTGCTGGTGAAGAAACCATCATTGCCCGTGTTGGTGAAGGGATTGTTACGACCGTAGGTAGTGCCGCTAAGCACTCCATTGTCCTAGAGAACCCAGACTCTATTTCCCAAACTGTTTTACGTAAAGGTTTAGACTCAGGGACTGCCTTTGAGATTCTATCCATTGATATTGCGGACGTTGATGTGGGCCGTAACATCGGGGCTAAATTGCAAGCTGACCAAGCTGTAGCAGACAAGAAGATTGCTCAAGCTAAGGCTGAAGAACGTCGTGCCTTCGCGGTTGCCCAAGAACAAGAAATGTTGGCCGAAGTACAACGCATGCGTGCTAAAGTGGTTGAAGCAGAATCTGAAGTGCCATTAGCTATTGCCGAAGCTTTCCGTAAAGGCAACCTAGGCATTCATGATTACTATCAATTACAAAATATCCAAGCCGATACTGCCATGCGTGAATCCATTGCTAAGGATGAAAAACCAGCCGGCGACACAGTGATTTCTGAATAGGACACTTAAGTCATGATGAAAGGGGAGTTAACCAATGAGAGGCTATATCTTTTTGCTGATTTTCCTTGCGTCTTTCCTCATCCCTAAAATTCGGGACATGATTCGTGATAATGCGGCGGGCAAGCAAGCAAGATTCCGCCAGAACCCAATGCCACAAGTAGACCCTCAGTATTCACTAAGAAATCTGTCAGCTCAATTGAATGTGCTCATGGCTGCAGCACAGGATCCTAATCTCACTGATCAGGAGAGAGCCTCATTAGAAGATAAGATTGATTATCTTAACCAAGAATTAGACCAAGCTCTAGGTGCTGAGGAAATTGAGGCTGATAATCTCTTACAAGCAAAAGGCGAAGCGGGACAGTCTATGTTGGACGAGGTTGAGTTTGATCAGGCTCAAGCTCAAATGGAAGCGTCCTTGGCTGATCGGTGGGGTGTCAGTGACCAAGATTGGTCCTTAGCCGAATCTGATACAGATGCCATTCAACTTGAACGTATAGGTGCTTCTAATCACCACCATACAGGGCCTGGTTCTAAACTCACCAAGCTCAATCGCAAGACCCTTAAGGATGCGGTTATTTATAGTGAGATTCTCAAACCAAAGTATCAATCTAAATGATATGGAATGGAGGTAGGAAGTGATTCCTGCCTCTTTTTGTGTATAGTTAGACACAAAATAATCAGGAAACTTGCTTTTATTGCCTAAAGTGCTAGGATGAAAGTAGGATTACTGTGTCCAGAAAAGAGGGATGACTAAATGTCAGATTTTAAACAGTATATTAAGAATATCGGCCATGTTGATTTTGAGCTCCAACCTCTCAATGAGGTAGATATTGCAGTTATGGTCGAAATGGTCTATCTCAAGTTAGATGATTATGTCAGTCATGTTATATCCGAATCAAAAGCCATTTCTGTGATGGATTTTTACCAGCAATTTGCGCAAGACAAAAAAGAAATTCAAGAGGAAAATCCTTTCTTAATTTCCAAGGGGCGTCTTGAGGTAGCCAAGGCCGCAGCCCAAGCATCACGCTATCGTAATATTCAGATTTTCGGCTTTCAATCCGACTTAGACCTCAAGTTAGAGAAGCAGTTTGCGGCGGCAACCTTCTATATTCCGGAAGTTAATACCTATTTGGTAGTCTTCCGTGGGACAGATGAAACGATTGTGGGTTGGAAGGAAGACTTCAATATGAGCCACCAAACCCAGGTGCCGGCTCAGGATGCTGCTAGAGAATACCTGACCAAAGTCATGACTGAATTTGATGGGCAATATATTATAGCCGGTCACTCCAAAGGAGCCAACTTAGCAATTTATGCCGCTAGTCAACTTGATAAAAAGCTACAGAATCAAGTGTCGGCCATTTATGCTTATGACGGGCCGGGTTACCAAAGGGATTTTCTAGAGACAGAGGGCTATTTGGCCATTGAGTCCAAGATTCATGCCTTCCAGCCAGAGGATGCGGTGGTCAGTCAGATTCTCTTCCATACAGTTCAAGCCAAGGTGGTCGCCTGCAAAGGCATTAGCATGATGCAACACCTGCTAGAGAACTGGCAAATCGATAAGATAAGTTTCAAGGAAGTAGAGTCGGTAACCCCAGGGAGTCAGCGTCTTCAAGCTACCCTTGGTCAATGGGTTGACCAGCATTCTGCCCAAGAGTTAGAAGAATTCTTCGGTGCCATATTTGGCATTATTGAGGCTACAGGTATTGAAACCTTGAATGAGATAGGCGACAATTTCCTCATGTTTCTTATCTCGCTACAACGTGAAATCCGTGATACAGAGGATAGTGACTTGCTAAAAGAAGGATTCGCTCAGCTCCAAGCCATCTATAAGGAGCAGGGGGATGAAACAAATGCCAACTTCTTGGAAGTCGTTCAAGGCAAGATAGATAGTGCCACAAGCTTCATCAAGGACCTAGTTCCTGACGCCCTATTGCCAGGTAAATCTGAAAATAAGCAAGTAGAAGAAGAAGGGGACCCACAAGCCAAAAGTGAGGAAACAGAGCATGGCGCGATTTGATTATGAGCCTCTCAATCTCTATGATAACTTTGCGACTGCTAGTCGCAAATGGCCTCGTGTTCCCATTTATTTTGATCAGACTTTAGCTGCTTTCCCGGAATTAGGTCTTGAAACTAGCTATCAGGATGCTTTAAAATCCATTGATCGACGTGCTAAGCAGTTAGCCAGATTAGGTATTAAGGCTGGGACTATGGTCATGGTCTATAAGGCGCCTGCTTTTGACACCTATCTTTTAGCGCTTGCCTTGACTAAACTTGGTGCGGTACCAGTTATGGTGTCCTATCACTTAGGAGCTGAGGTTATTAAGGTCTTCGGCCAAAGACTGGGGCAAGGACATGCCTTAATTTACGACCAGAAAACGGCTAAAAATGTGTCACAACTTGCCACTCCAAATGGCTCAAGTTACTTAAGTCTTGACTCTATACTAGATGCGAAAGAAGTAAATGAGCTTGAGTCAACTAAGTTCGATTTAGATGCTATTGCCTATATGACCCATACATCGGGCACAACTGGAATTCCAAAGCTTATCTGTCACTCTTGCTCTAGCATGGGCTGGCGGACCCTCTGGCAGAAGCGGGTCTTAGACCTGATGCAAGAGAGAAAACTCTGTAGTTTTTTGGTTAGTCCTGTGCATTCACGTTTCAATATTGGGGTTTCTAGCCTTATGTCCTTGGGCTTTCCCATGATGCCGCTATCGAATCCTGACCTATCTTCAGTGGAGGCTGCTTTCAGAGCACACCCACCTTATGCAGTGGAAACTCATCCTAATCATTTTGTTCAGTGGCGTGGTCTAGCACAGGGCCATCCGGACCTCTTTAAGGAAACTAAGTACTTCCATTCGACTTTTGATGCCATTAATGGCGATACCATGGCTTCATTCTTGAAGGCAGCTAAGGCTAACCATCCTGTCTTCCTACAGGTCTACGGACAAAGTGAATGTGGGCCTATGATTTTAAGAGCCCATCGCTTAAGAAGCTTAGCTAATCTCGAAGCCAGAGACATGGGACTAGGCCTAGGCGACTTAACCGAGGCCAGAATATGTGATGCTGAGGGTAATCCTGTCAAGCAAGGCCAACCAGGACATATCCAACTCTATTCCAAGGGCAGGGCGCTAACTTACTATCAAGAAGAAGAGCGATTTGCTGAAAATGTCTATGGTGACTGGTGGGATAGCAGCGACTACGGTTATATAGATCAGCGGGGCCATCTCTATCTCCAAGATCGCCAAGTCGATCTAGTTGAGGATCTACCAAGTACACTTGCATTAGAGGATGTTCTTTTGGATAAACTGGATTTTTTGGCTGAAGTGGTCATTATTAGAGACCCAAAGGGCTATGCACAGCCGGTTATTGCAGTCAACGGTGGCATGACCATGGATTGGCAAGCATGGTGGGAAGTGACCGCGGATATGCCTCACCTCAACCAAGCAATTATCTTGGAGTGGGGAGAGATTCCACGAACCGCAACCATGAAGGTCCAACGGCTAGCGCTTAGCCAACAGATATTTAGTTGAGCAATTCGAGATATAGAGCAAGGTTTGACATAACTTAGGCCTTGCTTTTTCTTATGAGATGGTGTATATTATATAAGGTTGCATCACCTGATGCACCAATTCGCACGTTCGTTGATAGTGAGGACGGTGCTTGGGTAACCAAGTTTCCTTGCTAGGTGACACGTTCGGAGGAAAAATATTAAACCAAATGGAGGTATAGAAATGTCAGTAATTTCTATGAAGCAATTATTAGAAGCTGGTGTACACTTCGGTCACCAGACTCGTCGTTGGAACCCTAAGATGAAGCGTTACATCTTTACAGAACGTAACGGTATCTACATCATCGACTTACAAAAAACCGTTAAATTAGTTGACGAAGCATACAACTACATGCGTGAAGCAGCAGCTGACGGCGGTGTAGTACTCTTCGTTGGTACTAAGAAACAAGCTCAAAAAGCTGTTGAAGAACACGCAGTACGTTCAGGTCAATACTACATCAACCACCGTTGGCTGGGTGGTCTCTTGACTAACTGGGACACTATCCAAGGCCGTATCCGTCGCTTGAAAGCTATCGAAAAAATGGCTGAAGACGGGACCTTCGAAGTACTTCCTAAGAAAGAAGTTATCGAAATCCGTAAGGAACAAGAGCGTTTAGAGAAATTCTTAGGCGGGATCAAAGACATGCCAAGAATTCCAGATGTTATCTTCATCGTGGACCCACGTAAAGAGCGCATCGCGGTTCAAGAAGCTCAAAAATTAAACATCCCAATCGTTGCTATGGTCGACACTAACTGTGACCCAGATGAAATCGACGTAGTAATCCCATCTAACGATGACGCTATCCGCGCTATCAGCTTAATCGCTGGTGCTATGGCTGACGCTGTTATCGAAAGCAACCAAGGGGTTGTAGAAGCTGTCGCTGAAGAATCAACTGACAAAGCCTTCTTCGACAACTTGTTTGAATCAAACGAAGGCCAAGAAGCCTAAGCGTTACTTAACTTAGTATAAGCATGAACTGTCTTAATTCAGGAGGATAACCATAGGCTCAAGGCTAGGGACCTGTGTTGAGACAGTTTTTTATAAGACCTGAGGAGGAAACATACAAAATGGCAAACATTACTGCAAAATTAGTAAAAGAATTACGCGACATGACTGGCGTCGGTATGATGGACGCTAAAAAAGCTTTAGTTGAAGTTGAAGGCGACATCGACAAAGCGGTAGACTTTTTGCGTGAAAAAGGTTTAGCTAAAGCTGCTAAAAAAGCTGACCGTATCGCAGCTGAAGGGGTTACTGCTACTTATGTAGACGGCAACACTGCTGCCTTAATCGAATTGAACTCTGAAACTGACTTCGTTGCTAAGAACGACAAGTTCCAAGCTTTAGTAGCAACTGTTGTTAAAGCTATTGCTGAAGCAAAACCAGCTACTATGGAAGAAGCTTTAGCTGTTAAAGTTGGCGACAAGACAATCGAAGAATTAATCTTAGAGGGTACAACCGTTATCGGTGAAAAGCTTTCTCTTCGTCGTTTCGAAGTATTGTCTAAAGCTGATGGCGATGCTTTCGGTGAATACCTCCACATGGGTGGCCGTATTGGTGTCTTAACTGTTATCGAAGGTTCTGACGATTCTGTGGCTGCTAAAGACGTTGCCATGCACGTTGCAGCGATCAACCCACGTTACGTAAGCCGTGAAGATGTATCTGAAGAAGACTACAAACACGAAGAAAAGATCCAAACCGAAATCGCCCTCAACGAAGGCAAACCAGCTAACATCGTTGAGAAAATGATTAAAGGTCGTATGAACAAATACTTAGCTGAAATCAGCTTAACTGAACAAGCATTCGTTAAGAATCCTGACCAAACAGTAGCTGAATTCGTAGCTTCTAAGGGCGGCAAAGTGAAAACTTTTGTCCGTTATGAAGTCGGCGAAGGTATGGAAAAACGTCAAGATAACTTTGCAGACGAAGTGGCTGCCCAAATGGGTAAATAAGCTCGTCTAATTGACTAAGCCCCAAGTGATTGGGGCTTTTTCTGAAAAACGGACTCTTCAGGCAAATCAAGGTAAGGAGTAAGGAAAATGGTAGAACCGAAATACAAACGTGTCGTCTTGAAATTAAGCGGCGAAGCCATGGCTGGACAATCTGGCTTTGGTATTGATCCAGCAACCATCAAAGAAATGGTCAAGGAAATTAAAGAAGTTCACGCCCTAGGCGTAGAAATCGCTATTATTGTCGGTGGTGGCAATATTTGGCGAGGGATTACAGGGGCTGAGATGGGCATGGAACGGGCGCAAGCTGACTACATGGGCATGTTAGCGACTGTTATGAACTCCTTAGCCCTACAAGATGTTCTGGAGAACAATGGCGTGCCAACTCGGGTTCAAACCTCAATCGATATGCGCCAAATTGCGGAACCATTTATCCGTCGTCGTGCTATCCGCCACTTAGAAAAGGGCCGCGTGGTTATCTTTGCAGCAGGTACCGGGAACCCTTACTTCTCAACTGATACTCTAGCCGCTTTGCGCGCTGCGGAAGTGAACGCAGACGTTATCTTGATGGCTAAGAACAATGTGGATGGTGTCTACGATGCTGATCCACGCCAGGATGCCAATGCAACTAAGTTCGACAACTTGTCCCACTTAGATGTTATTGCTAAGGGTCTAAAGGTTATGGACTCTACCGCTAGCTCGCTCAGCATGGATAACGATATTCCATTGGTTGTCTTCAACTTGAATGAACCTGGTAACATTCGTCGGGTAGTTTTGGGTGAATCCATCGGGACGGTCGTTGGCGGCAAATAATGATTTTTAAGAGCGTCTCCTAGTCTCTGGGGCGCTCTTTTTGGATAAAATAGGCTATACTCAAGCTTGATTAAATATGCTATAATAAGTTAGTACAAAATATGCAGGAGGCTGTCTCAATGACTACTGAATTAATCAAAGATACTAAGCAACGTATGCAAAAGACCGTTGACGCCTACCAACGCGAGTTAGGTTCTATTCGGGCTGGGCGTGCTAATGCCAGCATTTTAGACCGTATTAGTGTTGAATACTATGGCGTACCAACTCCACTTAACCAATTAGCATCCATCACCATTCCAGAGGCGCGTATGCTCTTGATTACCCCTTATGACAAAGGAACCCTAGGGGATATCGAGAAAGCGATCTTAATGAGTGATGTGGGCATTACGCCATCTAACGATGGGTCTGTGGTGCGTTTGGTCATTCCGGCCTTGACTCAAGAGCGTCGTCAAGAATTGGCTAAAACCGTTGGTAAGGAACAAGAAGGGGCTAAGGTCCGTGTTCGTAACATCCGTCGTGATGCCATTGACCATGCTAAGAAGGCAGAGAAGAACAAGGAAATCACCGAAGATGATTTGAAAGGTCTTGAAAAAGACATTCAAAAGTTAACAGACGACTTCGTCAAAGAAATCGAAAAATTAACGGCTGAAAAAGAAAAAGAAATCTTAGAAAAATAAGACTTTATAGACGTGGATTCTGTTGTATAGCAGGATTTGCGTCTTTTTTTCTTACCTAAAAAGTGCTATAATGAAGTTAGTTAATAAACTTACATAGGAGGGGACTTGTTATGTTAACCTATATTGTAGGTGCCGGCGCAATGGGGTGCCGTTTCGGCTACCAAATGGCTGAAGCTGGCCAAAAAGTCGTCTTGTTTGATGGATGGCAAGACCACATTCAAGCAATCAAAGAAAAAGGCTTAATTATTACTGGCGACCAAGACAAGACAGTAGCCTTGGATATTCGGCCTTTTGGGCAAGATGCGCCAGTCTGTGACCTCATGATTCTCTTCGTCAAAGCCCACCAATTGGAGACAACTTTGAAGGAAACGGCTCACTTACGTGATCAGCACACCAAGGTTTTCTGCCTGCTCAATGGTTTAGGGCATGAAGAAGTCATTAAACGATACGTGGATCCACACAATATTATGATGGGGGTAACCGTTTGGACTGCTGTCCTTCTTGGTCCGGGGCAAGTACGTCTCAAAGATTCCGGGACCATTAATTTCTGTGCGCTTGACCCAAGCGGTAAAGAAGTTGGCCTAGAGGTAGAAGCTTTACTTAACCAAGCTGGGCTTAATGCGACATATGACCAAGAAGTCTTTAAGGCTATTTGGACTAAGGCCTGTGTCAATGGGACCATGAACTCTACTTGTGCCTTAACAGATTGTACCATTGCAGAATTCTTCTCTTCAGAAGAGGGGCGCTTAATCGTTCGTCAACTCATGCACGAGTTCATCACCGTCGCCAAAGCCAAAGGTATTGTCCTAGATGAAGAGAAAATTTACCAGTACCTTATGGACTTATCCGTTAAGTTAGCAGGTCACTATCCATCAATGCACCAAGATCTGGTTCAACAAAAACGCCTAACTGAAATTGACTACATCAATGGGGCTGTTGCACGTATGGGGGCCGATTTAGGCATTGATACACCTTACTGCAAGATGGTGACCGAGTTCATCCATGTTAAGGAGCGTCAAATTGGGGTGCGCGCCTAGTAGCTGAGGCCAAAGGCTTGACACTTAGGCTCTTTGTGGTATAATGTATACAGTCGAAATCAAGTTGGAAAGGAGTGAGCGGTGACGCTTGCTCTTTTTGCATGAGAGAATGAGGTGAACTATGAGTGCAATTTTAGATAAGGTGACACCAGCCATTACTGAGATAGTAGAAGCC
This genomic window contains:
- the floA gene encoding flotillin-like protein FloA (flotillin-like protein involved in membrane lipid rafts); the protein is MNGWIPLGLLIIVLLVLISLFFRFVPVGLWITAYFSGVKVGIGNLIGMRLRRVVPKMIINPMIKATKAGLVINTNELEAHYLAGGNVNMVIDALIAAQRANIDLEFEQAAAIDLAGRNVFEAVQVSVNPKVIETPIIAGVAMDGIEVKAKAKVTVRANIERLVGGAGEETIIARVGEGIVTTVGSAAKHSIVLENPDSISQTVLRKGLDSGTAFEILSIDIADVDVGRNIGAKLQADQAVADKKIAQAKAEERRAFAVAQEQEMLAEVQRMRAKVVEAESEVPLAIAEAFRKGNLGIHDYYQLQNIQADTAMRESIAKDEKPAGDTVISE
- a CDS encoding Mbeg1-like protein encodes the protein MSDFKQYIKNIGHVDFELQPLNEVDIAVMVEMVYLKLDDYVSHVISESKAISVMDFYQQFAQDKKEIQEENPFLISKGRLEVAKAAAQASRYRNIQIFGFQSDLDLKLEKQFAAATFYIPEVNTYLVVFRGTDETIVGWKEDFNMSHQTQVPAQDAAREYLTKVMTEFDGQYIIAGHSKGANLAIYAASQLDKKLQNQVSAIYAYDGPGYQRDFLETEGYLAIESKIHAFQPEDAVVSQILFHTVQAKVVACKGISMMQHLLENWQIDKISFKEVESVTPGSQRLQATLGQWVDQHSAQELEEFFGAIFGIIEATGIETLNEIGDNFLMFLISLQREIRDTEDSDLLKEGFAQLQAIYKEQGDETNANFLEVVQGKIDSATSFIKDLVPDALLPGKSENKQVEEEGDPQAKSEETEHGAI
- a CDS encoding AMP-binding protein: MARFDYEPLNLYDNFATASRKWPRVPIYFDQTLAAFPELGLETSYQDALKSIDRRAKQLARLGIKAGTMVMVYKAPAFDTYLLALALTKLGAVPVMVSYHLGAEVIKVFGQRLGQGHALIYDQKTAKNVSQLATPNGSSYLSLDSILDAKEVNELESTKFDLDAIAYMTHTSGTTGIPKLICHSCSSMGWRTLWQKRVLDLMQERKLCSFLVSPVHSRFNIGVSSLMSLGFPMMPLSNPDLSSVEAAFRAHPPYAVETHPNHFVQWRGLAQGHPDLFKETKYFHSTFDAINGDTMASFLKAAKANHPVFLQVYGQSECGPMILRAHRLRSLANLEARDMGLGLGDLTEARICDAEGNPVKQGQPGHIQLYSKGRALTYYQEEERFAENVYGDWWDSSDYGYIDQRGHLYLQDRQVDLVEDLPSTLALEDVLLDKLDFLAEVVIIRDPKGYAQPVIAVNGGMTMDWQAWWEVTADMPHLNQAIILEWGEIPRTATMKVQRLALSQQIFS
- the rpsB gene encoding 30S ribosomal protein S2; the protein is MSVISMKQLLEAGVHFGHQTRRWNPKMKRYIFTERNGIYIIDLQKTVKLVDEAYNYMREAAADGGVVLFVGTKKQAQKAVEEHAVRSGQYYINHRWLGGLLTNWDTIQGRIRRLKAIEKMAEDGTFEVLPKKEVIEIRKEQERLEKFLGGIKDMPRIPDVIFIVDPRKERIAVQEAQKLNIPIVAMVDTNCDPDEIDVVIPSNDDAIRAISLIAGAMADAVIESNQGVVEAVAEESTDKAFFDNLFESNEGQEA
- the tsf gene encoding translation elongation factor Ts; the encoded protein is MANITAKLVKELRDMTGVGMMDAKKALVEVEGDIDKAVDFLREKGLAKAAKKADRIAAEGVTATYVDGNTAALIELNSETDFVAKNDKFQALVATVVKAIAEAKPATMEEALAVKVGDKTIEELILEGTTVIGEKLSLRRFEVLSKADGDAFGEYLHMGGRIGVLTVIEGSDDSVAAKDVAMHVAAINPRYVSREDVSEEDYKHEEKIQTEIALNEGKPANIVEKMIKGRMNKYLAEISLTEQAFVKNPDQTVAEFVASKGGKVKTFVRYEVGEGMEKRQDNFADEVAAQMGK
- the pyrH gene encoding UMP kinase: MVEPKYKRVVLKLSGEAMAGQSGFGIDPATIKEMVKEIKEVHALGVEIAIIVGGGNIWRGITGAEMGMERAQADYMGMLATVMNSLALQDVLENNGVPTRVQTSIDMRQIAEPFIRRRAIRHLEKGRVVIFAAGTGNPYFSTDTLAALRAAEVNADVILMAKNNVDGVYDADPRQDANATKFDNLSHLDVIAKGLKVMDSTASSLSMDNDIPLVVFNLNEPGNIRRVVLGESIGTVVGGK
- the frr gene encoding ribosome recycling factor, yielding MQKTVDAYQRELGSIRAGRANASILDRISVEYYGVPTPLNQLASITIPEARMLLITPYDKGTLGDIEKAILMSDVGITPSNDGSVVRLVIPALTQERRQELAKTVGKEQEGAKVRVRNIRRDAIDHAKKAEKNKEITEDDLKGLEKDIQKLTDDFVKEIEKLTAEKEKEILEK
- a CDS encoding 2-dehydropantoate 2-reductase, encoding MLTYIVGAGAMGCRFGYQMAEAGQKVVLFDGWQDHIQAIKEKGLIITGDQDKTVALDIRPFGQDAPVCDLMILFVKAHQLETTLKETAHLRDQHTKVFCLLNGLGHEEVIKRYVDPHNIMMGVTVWTAVLLGPGQVRLKDSGTINFCALDPSGKEVGLEVEALLNQAGLNATYDQEVFKAIWTKACVNGTMNSTCALTDCTIAEFFSSEEGRLIVRQLMHEFITVAKAKGIVLDEEKIYQYLMDLSVKLAGHYPSMHQDLVQQKRLTEIDYINGAVARMGADLGIDTPYCKMVTEFIHVKERQIGVRA